Genomic DNA from Lepus europaeus isolate LE1 chromosome 15, mLepTim1.pri, whole genome shotgun sequence:
CTATTACTTCATGATATTGATTTTCTgttcatatgaaatatttttaaaaataaccttctTAAAAGTGTAGAATAATTTTAGGTGCCCATAAAGGCTGCAACTTACAGGGTCTTGGTGCATTTGTCAAAATGGAGAAACTATAGACACAGATCAAAAGACCAGAATAGACACACCAGAAATGAATATATACATGTACaatgaacttatctttgacaaagctaTTTAAAACACTACCTGGAGAAAAATAGTATTTTCAATAGATGGTATtgggaaaacaggatttccatatgcagaatttTGAAATAAGACCCTGCCttataatttacataaaaatcaacacaaaacatACCAAAAACCTAAATGCAAAACCTGAAACTTAGAAACTACTAAGGAAAAGATAGGGGAAAAAATCCAAGACATTGGGGCAGGCAATAATTGTTTTTAGCTCATACTCCaatcacaggcaataaaaacaatgaCAAATAAGATTATATCAAacgagaagcttctgcatagcaaaggaaataatgaaaagagagaaggaacaattgacaggatgggagaaaatatgtgcaagCTCAGCttttaataaaggattaatatccagaatacaagGAGCTTAAGATAATCAAcaatgaggccagcgccgtgactcacttggctaatcctccgcctgcggtgccggcaccccgggtactagtcccggttgctcctcttccagttcagctctctgctgtggcctgggaaggcagcggaggatggcccaagtgcttgggtccgtgcatccgcatgggagaccaggaggaagcacctggctcctggctttggatcggcgcaagtgaaccaacagaaggaagacctttctttctctctctcactgtctataactctctctctgtgtctctctctcactgtctaactctgcctgaaaaaaaaaaaaaaaagaaaagataatcaacaacaaaacaaaaaatcaagttaaaaaatggaaaaaagggaTCTGGATCTGgatagttttcaaaagaagaaatacaaatggccaatcaGCACAGGAAAAActactcaagatcactagccatcatgaaGATGCAAATAGCATCATCTCACTCCATTTAGAATGGATaatatagaaaaggaaaaaaagaataagaaatgcagGTGATGTAATGGAAAAGGATACCCTAATAAACTGTTGGGGGAATTAATTAATACAGCCATTAAAAAAGAGTGTagagaattttcaaaaattgaaaaacacaTATATGACCCAGCTGTCATAATTCTGGGAAtatacaaaagcaaaaaatatgtGGTCAGCATACAAAAAAGATAGCTGTACTGTCATGTTTATTTTAGCATTGTTCACAACAGCAAAGGTATAGAATCAACCTATATGTGCATTATGAATGAatgattaaagaaaatgtggtgtgtatacacaatggaatattactcagcctttaaaaatgagtccttggggctggcattatggtgtaccAAGTAAAGTTGTCATCTGCGATTCCAGCTTCCAGTATGGATGTGTTTGATTCCCACCTACTCCACTTTTGCtacaacttcttgctaatgcaacggggaaagcattggaaaatggcccatgtgaTTGGACTCCTGACACCATttgggagaatgggaagaagctcttggctctggcttctggcttcagcctggcccaaacctgactgttgtggccatttggggagtgaaccaatgcatggaagtttctctctctctctggctctctgtctctctttctctgtaatttggcctttcaaataaataaaatctttaaaaatatgagttcctgacatttgcaacaatgtGGATGGgattggaaatcattatgctaagtgaaatgagtcagacacagaaagacaaataccacatgcttTTCTCATATGtccaagtttatatatatatatatatatatatatatatataatatataatgtaaatataaGTATTTAATATAGATTAAAATATGTGAATGGATGCAATattttggggtgtgtgtgcatgtatatatatatgctttctaTACTGAATAATATTATGTAATAATATAGCCTTCTTTCATCATTTTCTCATCTCTATCATGAATTTCACATTATGTAATACTGGTATATTCACCCATTTTCCAAAATAGCatgttcatatgtgtgtgtgtataatctaatatgaagtgaatatggcaTTATGCTAAAAACTCTAACTCCATATGCTCATTGTATTCTCTCTACTAGTCTGGATTATTTAAAGTGTAAAACATACATAAAACCTAATAAACTAACATGAGTTAACCTACCATtaataaaattcacattttacttggatttgcttcttttcttcctaATGTCCCATTTTTCTTCCAGGATTGTACCCGAAAACCACATTCTACTTAGTCTTCATGTCTCTTTAGCTTTCTTGCTTCCTTGGACAGTTTCTCAGACTTCTCTTGCTTTTAATGACTTTGCCATATTTGATGAGTACTAGGTCAGGTATTTTGTAGAATACTTATGAGTTTGGGTCTGtctagagtgatttttttttaaattttgatttgcaTGGTAAGACTGGAGCTATGGTGTTTGAGAAAGGAACAACACAAATCTGCAGCgatgttctcatcacaaaagtCAAATATACAAGCAAAATGATTTTTTCACAGATGGTATTAGCCTTGGCTATGGACTCCTAGGTGCTTAAAAGACACTTTTCTTTCAGAGGTTTAGAAAAAGGCATGCTACCTCATAGCTTGTAATCcaagaacaaagcaaaaaaaatgcATACACCAATATTAAGGAAAAAGtccccttttctgtttttttttaacaccacACAAATAAGgagtttatttataaaaaccaAAGCTTTGAACAGTCTTAAGTGGTGTACATTTTTATGTGGCCCTCCATATGTGAATCCTTTTCTAGTAGAAGTGACAGTTGCAATATGCTAATTTCCTGTATGTTCAATTACCTCATGACACAAGCTTTCATATTTCTCCTGAAGAATCATGCTCAGTTACAGATGCTTATGACAAAGAAACTTTCCAATAAGCAAGGGGCAGCTGCATTGTGTAATTCTGACACAGGACAACacaaacatttacaaaaaaaCAAGTGTCAAACCCTTTCATCCCTCAAACAATCCCCTaccaaaataataaaactatcaaaaaaaaaaaactatagtagaCTTGGcaaagaaatatgaaagaattttAAGGACATATTTTTCTTGTATAGCCTGTTTCCACccccttttcctttaaaaaaaaaaaaaaaaaactctgagatGGCTAATAGAGCAAATCTCAAAGTGAGTCAACTTCTAGTATGACCCTTTCCACGGTAAGTAAGTGATGGCTTACCACAGTTTTCTCAAGCAATGACAGTCACCACAAACACTCAGATAGCAAGACTTTCCTTTTGGCTAAAGCCCATCCTTAGTAGTTATGCCCAGGGTCTCTTTCCCCAGCACGATCTCTCTAACGGTGACAGAGGGAGAACCACTGGTGAACCACAAAGCACTTTTCCTGACTTCCGTGAGTGAGGACCAAGCTGCAGCTGCTGGTTCTATCTCACTGTACCTATCTCACTTGGAGGATTTCTCTCCAAGGTGACTGCATAGGTGTttagcttaaaaacaaaaacaaaaacaaaaaaaaacaaaaaacaaaaaaaaatcccaacaccTTTTGCACTCAACACATTTTCTTCCACTCTGACAGATGTGGGGCAGTGTGTGAAGGCCTTTCTAGATTCTCTGCACTGCCAGGTTTGTCAGTATGGATgcactggtgctgcaggaggtgggaCCTGCGTTTGAAGGCCTTCCCACACTCGATGCACTTGTACGGCATCCCTCTGGTATGGATGACAGAGTGCTGAATGAGGTACGTGCTTCGGtgaaaggctttcccacactggGTGCATTCATAGGGCTTCTCCCCGGTGTGAATCCGCTGGTGCTGCATGAGTTCTGAGCTGCATcggaaggcttttccacattccaCACAGTCATAGGGCTTCTCTCCAGTGTGGGCGATATAGTGCTGAATTCGGTGTGCTCTACTGCTAAACGCTTTTTCACATTCTTGGCACTCAAAGGGATTTTCTCCAGAGTGGGTCCTATTATGGCGAATAAAAGTAGAGCGGTGCGTGAAGGTCTTTCGACACTGAGTGCACTCATAAGGCTTCTCCCCAGCGTGCACTGGATGGTGCCGCACAAGGTACGACCTGCGTTTGAAGGCCTTCCCACACTCAGCACACGTGTacggtttctctcctgtgtggtaATGGCAAATGAGGGTTGAGCTCTGGCTAAaggctttcccacgtgcattgcACTCATAGGGCTTCATCCCAGTGTGGACTCGCTGATGTCGATCAAGATACCACTTCCTGTTAAAACCCTTGCCGCACTGCTTGCATTTGTAGGGGTTCATCTCTGCATGAACCAAGAAGTCTCTCCTTGGTTCCCCAGGATCATGTTCATGGAAAACCCCTTTTCAAATGGCAGACTGTTGTTTTCTCATTATAAAAAAGAACATCTAAAGCCAATTCATAAATTCATACATCTACCAATGGAAGATTGCCTTTATTTTATTAAGTACCTATCAGTGTTCATaattaagatttatattattatgCTTTTATGAAGCTTAATAGGCTACAATTAGATGACACTTAATATTGAAGACAGTGTTTGGAAATATTCACTGGAAATCATTGAGGAAAAGCTTAAATTATTATATGGAAGAATGAAAACAgtaaaaagtaagtaaaattctaaaagaaaattatttaaagatcAAAGAACTTGAGAGGTAACTACTGCTGTGTATGCATAGTGATAAGAAATATTATAGATGGCTGCAATAATCTTGGTTGGaacagttcaaagccaggaaccaggaactacatccaggtctcccatgtggtgtccgagaccaaagcacttgggtcatcttccgctgctttctcaggaacactagcaaggagctggaacttgaactgggacTGCAATCAACACTCTGATAGGGGgtgctggctttgcaagcagtggcttaacccactaaactAGTGCT
This window encodes:
- the LOC133774315 gene encoding zinc finger protein 550-like, giving the protein MFHVTSATQEYGRTCLSDTKWTVEGIFLILPTVETVQTLQLMLNTHERLAGFMTGVFHEHDPGEPRRDFLVHAEMNPYKCKQCGKGFNRKWYLDRHQRVHTGMKPYECNARGKAFSQSSTLICHYHTGEKPYTCAECGKAFKRRSYLVRHHPVHAGEKPYECTQCRKTFTHRSTFIRHNRTHSGENPFECQECEKAFSSRAHRIQHYIAHTGEKPYDCVECGKAFRCSSELMQHQRIHTGEKPYECTQCGKAFHRSTYLIQHSVIHTRGMPYKCIECGKAFKRRSHLLQHQCIHTDKPGSAENLERPSHTAPHLSEWKKMC